The Candidatus Krumholzibacteriota bacterium genome contains a region encoding:
- a CDS encoding N-acetyltransferase produces MKPEKNPERLGQVHLGDGSSIDPEAIIGYLSPRKNISDRLDIGEKARIRSGSVIYAGSIIGTQFETGHNVVIREQNTIGDHFSIWNNSVIDYGCTIGNNVKIHCNIYVAQFTVIEDDVFMAPGVTIANDIHPGCPDSGECMRGPVLKKGCRLGVNVTVVPYVTIGEGTLVGSGSVVTRDLPPGVLAYGNPARVQGKLVDLKCKQGRREAPYL; encoded by the coding sequence ATGAAACCCGAAAAGAACCCGGAAAGACTGGGACAGGTACATCTGGGAGATGGATCTTCGATCGACCCGGAAGCGATCATAGGTTATCTCTCGCCAAGAAAGAATATCAGCGACAGGCTCGATATCGGCGAGAAGGCGAGGATCAGGAGCGGATCGGTTATCTATGCCGGATCGATCATTGGGACTCAATTCGAGACAGGTCATAATGTCGTGATCCGCGAACAGAATACCATAGGTGATCATTTTTCGATCTGGAACAACTCGGTAATAGATTACGGATGCACAATAGGAAATAATGTAAAGATACACTGCAATATCTATGTAGCCCAGTTCACAGTGATCGAGGATGATGTTTTCATGGCGCCAGGAGTCACGATAGCCAATGATATCCACCCTGGATGCCCCGATTCCGGCGAATGTATGCGAGGACCCGTTTTGAAAAAGGGATGCAGGCTGGGCGTCAACGTTACTGTCGTACCTTATGTGACGATAGGCGAAGGAACGCTAGTCGGGAGCGGTTCCGTGGTGACCAGGGATCTACCTCCCGGAGTCCTCGCGTATGGCAACCCCGCCAGAGTACAGGGGAAGCTTGTCGACCTGAAGTGCAAACAGGGCCGGAGAGAGGCGCCTTATCTTTAA
- a CDS encoding glycosyltransferase family 4 protein, translating to MNIAIIGSKGLPALFGGIERHVEEIGRRLVSRGHNVTVFGRKPFSQQAEYLGMKIEILPSVRTKNLDTATNSFLSSFVSIFRDYDIVHFHGIGPSIFNVIPRVSGKKTVSTIHALDYRQIKWGKLAKSMLRFGERCAVKNSSATIAVSKLMTAQLSGKYGRRVEYIPNGASLREMPEFADSSGLGLKKGGYILTVGRFIIERGFHSLIEAYQAVDTPLKLVIVGDERFETRYARTLHEKADERVIFPGYISGAELDELYAHCAFYVLPSTVEGLPISLMEAMSFSRPVLISDIPENLEVAGGSSLTFIHDDPGDLTRALKEMLSLTEEEREKLGKEGRKKVEIEYNWDLITERTERFYLDILYGRQGS from the coding sequence TTGAATATAGCTATCATTGGATCAAAAGGTCTGCCGGCGTTATTCGGCGGAATAGAGCGGCATGTAGAGGAGATCGGAAGGCGACTCGTCAGCAGAGGGCACAATGTGACTGTTTTCGGAAGAAAGCCGTTCAGTCAGCAGGCCGAATATCTTGGAATGAAGATCGAGATCCTTCCGTCTGTTCGGACAAAAAATCTGGATACGGCGACCAACTCTTTTCTTTCTTCGTTCGTTTCCATTTTCAGGGATTATGATATCGTCCATTTTCATGGAATAGGCCCCTCGATCTTCAACGTGATCCCTCGTGTTTCAGGAAAGAAAACAGTGTCGACAATACACGCTCTGGATTACAGGCAGATAAAGTGGGGAAAGCTGGCCAAATCGATGTTACGGTTTGGCGAGAGATGCGCGGTAAAGAACTCGTCCGCGACGATCGCCGTATCAAAGCTTATGACCGCCCAGCTATCGGGAAAATACGGAAGAAGGGTCGAATATATACCGAATGGCGCTTCCCTGCGCGAAATGCCTGAATTTGCGGATTCTTCCGGATTGGGCCTTAAAAAGGGAGGATATATCCTTACCGTAGGCAGGTTCATTATCGAGAGGGGATTCCATTCGCTGATAGAAGCGTACCAGGCTGTCGATACACCCTTGAAGCTTGTCATAGTCGGGGATGAGCGTTTTGAGACGCGGTACGCCAGGACTCTTCATGAAAAAGCTGATGAAAGAGTGATCTTTCCAGGATATATCTCAGGTGCTGAACTCGACGAACTATACGCTCATTGCGCGTTTTATGTTCTGCCGTCGACCGTAGAAGGATTGCCGATCTCGCTCATGGAGGCGATGAGTTTTTCCAGGCCGGTCCTGATAAGCGATATCCCCGAAAATCTTGAGGTCGCCGGCGGCTCATCGTTGACCTTTATCCACGACGATCCCGGCGATCTTACGCGCGCTCTGAAGGAGATGTTATCCCTCACCGAAGAAGAACGGGAAAAGCTGGGAAAGGAAGGAAGGAAAAAGGTTGAGATCGAATATAACTGGGATCTGATAACAGAAAGGACAGAAAGGTTCTACCTCGATATTCTCTACGGGCGCCAGGGTTCGTAG
- a CDS encoding glycosyltransferase, with protein sequence MNSTGKDKNLIIVCSTLVTGGAEVIVKALCELLPRHRLEPVLVCLREPGEVGEAIASSGIRTFSRLAGARYDPLAVFRLAGVLKRYPGAGIIVLDHHDAIFLTAIATKFIDGRRKVLSVHSTGLWKTGKIFNWTDRLVLGSYDKVIALADNHRDFLSENEGVSDDRLVIINNGVDIARFHPVETREKKGAKKLLGLSDEDFVVTIIAALRPEKNHMMFIEAALKIAESEGGRFRFLIVGEGPMETGLKKAADRLLSQGTLKFLGRREDTESILAATDVAILSSFPVVETFPLTILEAMATGLPVISTAVGSIPEMLEDGREGILIESGDVGALAENMIRLSKERTFREEIGRKARDRVIRDFSVDRMIEGYAGLFD encoded by the coding sequence ATGAATTCGACCGGTAAGGATAAAAATCTGATTATTGTCTGTTCCACCCTCGTGACGGGCGGAGCCGAGGTGATCGTAAAAGCCCTTTGCGAGCTCCTTCCGCGCCATCGTCTGGAACCGGTCCTGGTCTGCCTGAGAGAGCCAGGCGAAGTGGGCGAAGCAATCGCCTCGTCGGGAATCCGGACTTTTTCGCGCCTCGCGGGCGCGAGGTATGACCCACTCGCCGTTTTCCGTCTTGCCGGAGTACTTAAAAGATATCCAGGCGCGGGCATTATCGTCCTCGATCATCACGATGCTATTTTCCTTACGGCGATCGCGACGAAATTCATCGATGGCAGGCGAAAAGTCCTCTCTGTCCATTCGACAGGGTTGTGGAAGACGGGCAAGATCTTCAATTGGACAGACAGGCTCGTTCTGGGCAGTTACGACAAGGTGATTGCTCTTGCGGATAATCACAGGGATTTCCTTTCCGAAAATGAGGGCGTATCCGATGACAGGCTCGTAATAATAAATAATGGTGTGGATATTGCACGTTTCCATCCGGTTGAGACGCGGGAGAAGAAAGGGGCTAAAAAATTGCTCGGCCTGTCTGATGAGGATTTCGTTGTCACAATAATCGCCGCGTTGAGACCGGAAAAGAACCATATGATGTTCATCGAGGCTGCTTTGAAGATAGCGGAAAGTGAAGGGGGTCGTTTCAGGTTTCTTATAGTGGGAGAGGGTCCCATGGAAACTGGGCTTAAAAAAGCCGCGGACAGGCTTCTTTCGCAAGGGACATTGAAATTCCTTGGAAGGAGAGAAGACACGGAATCGATTTTAGCGGCGACTGATGTAGCAATACTCTCATCGTTTCCCGTTGTCGAAACATTTCCTCTCACCATCCTGGAGGCGATGGCAACGGGACTGCCCGTGATATCTACCGCGGTTGGATCGATTCCGGAGATGCTCGAAGACGGTAGGGAAGGGATCCTCATTGAAAGCGGAGATGTCGGAGCGCTTGCGGAAAATATGATACGGTTGAGCAAGGAGAGAACATTCAGGGAAGAAATAGGTCGAAAGGCCAGAGATAGGGTAATAAGGGATTTTTCCGTAGACAGGATGATAGAAGGCTATGCAGGACTTTTTGATTGA
- the galT gene encoding galactose-1-phosphate uridylyltransferase, which yields MPELRKSPILERWVIISTERGKRPDDFKREKRPLKGGFCPFCNGNEDKTPKEVLAYRTPQSLPDKEGWTIRVVPNKFPALQIEGELDKSGDGIYDRMRGVGAHEVLIESPDHAKNLHHLDVDHVESVFWALRERCLDLKRDSRFKYILVFKNWGEEAGASLEHSHMQLIATPIIPKRAVEELNGAKFHYNLKERCVYCDMLKQEIREKKRIVYQNENFIALAPYAARFPYETWVLPLKHISSYENTPADLFAGLADIMKNVLLRIDLALDAPPFNLIIHTAPCDQPDLDYYHWHIEIMPKLTRVAGFEWGSGFYINPTPPEDAAEVLRNIDISSSLEGNKEPQKVEE from the coding sequence ATGCCTGAGTTGCGAAAAAGCCCCATACTGGAAAGATGGGTGATCATCTCGACGGAAAGGGGTAAGAGGCCCGACGATTTCAAGAGGGAAAAACGCCCGCTGAAAGGTGGTTTTTGCCCTTTTTGCAATGGAAATGAAGACAAGACTCCTAAAGAAGTCCTGGCATACAGGACTCCTCAATCACTTCCGGACAAGGAAGGGTGGACGATCAGGGTAGTGCCGAACAAGTTTCCCGCGTTGCAGATAGAAGGGGAACTTGATAAAAGTGGCGACGGGATCTACGACCGGATGAGAGGTGTCGGAGCACACGAGGTCCTGATCGAATCGCCGGACCATGCGAAGAATCTCCACCATCTCGATGTCGATCACGTGGAATCGGTATTCTGGGCGTTGAGAGAACGGTGCCTGGACCTGAAAAGAGATTCAAGGTTCAAGTATATTCTCGTGTTCAAGAACTGGGGAGAAGAGGCGGGCGCGTCCCTCGAACATTCTCACATGCAGCTTATCGCGACACCGATCATACCGAAGCGGGCTGTCGAGGAACTGAACGGGGCGAAATTCCATTACAACCTTAAGGAAAGATGCGTATATTGCGATATGCTCAAGCAGGAGATAAGGGAAAAGAAAAGGATCGTATACCAGAACGAGAATTTTATCGCCCTTGCTCCATATGCCGCAAGGTTTCCCTACGAGACATGGGTACTTCCTCTGAAGCATATATCCTCTTATGAGAATACGCCGGCCGATCTTTTCGCCGGTCTGGCCGATATAATGAAGAACGTTCTTCTCAGGATAGATCTGGCCCTTGATGCTCCTCCGTTTAACTTGATAATACATACAGCGCCGTGCGATCAGCCCGACCTGGATTATTATCACTGGCATATAGAGATCATGCCGAAGCTTACGAGAGTTGCGGGATTCGAATGGGGCAGCGGTTTCTATATTAATCCGACACCACCTGAAGACGCCGCAGAAGTATTGCGCAATATTGATATATCTTCCTCTCTAGAGGGTAACAAAGAGCCGCAGAAGGTCGAGGAATAA
- a CDS encoding HD domain-containing protein: MKRDLKISLGREHHPWERSILEICGLSLVGGAVRDLILGKDIVSVDTDYLVHGIEADRLLDILGRFGKTDLVGRSFGVIKFTPEGSDTVDISFPRKETSTGPGHREFDVRFDSSVSLEDDLVRRDFTINSMALDLATMRLIDPLGGIEDLEKHILRVNRKEAFIEDPLRIMRGVQFMARFGFSVEEETGKLMARYAPALETVSNERIRLELEKMMRYAEKPGDGFIFMHERGILDFIIPELDETWGIEQNEYHIDDIFMHSVKSCDLAGKRQEVRWAALLHDLGKKKMKQEKDGRVIFYRHELESSKIATEILRRLIFPNSFVKYVSHLVLHHMFYITDEWSDAAVRRFIARVGVEAIEDLFSLRMADGLSRGDLDIGREVGISRKRVDDVLAADSVFKIKDLAINGNDIMKITGKASGKRIGEILDALLEMVIDDPSINTRENLTTIVREDLN, from the coding sequence ATGAAACGTGATCTGAAGATTTCGCTGGGAAGAGAACACCATCCGTGGGAGAGGTCGATCCTTGAGATATGCGGCCTCTCCCTGGTCGGTGGAGCGGTAAGGGACCTGATCCTTGGAAAAGATATCGTTTCGGTTGATACGGATTACCTGGTTCACGGAATAGAAGCAGATAGACTTCTCGATATCCTTGGCAGATTTGGAAAGACCGACCTTGTCGGCAGATCGTTCGGAGTCATCAAGTTCACTCCTGAAGGTTCGGACACAGTCGATATCTCATTCCCCAGAAAAGAGACAAGCACCGGCCCGGGGCACAGAGAATTCGACGTCCGGTTCGACAGCAGTGTTTCCCTTGAGGACGATCTTGTCAGAAGGGATTTTACGATCAATTCGATGGCACTCGATCTCGCGACGATGAGATTGATCGATCCTCTGGGAGGGATCGAAGACCTGGAAAAACATATTCTCAGAGTAAACCGAAAAGAAGCTTTCATCGAGGACCCGCTGAGGATCATGCGGGGAGTCCAGTTTATGGCGAGGTTTGGATTTTCTGTCGAAGAAGAAACGGGAAAACTGATGGCCAGGTACGCTCCCGCTCTTGAGACCGTCTCGAACGAGAGGATAAGGCTGGAACTTGAAAAAATGATGAGGTACGCGGAAAAACCGGGAGATGGCTTCATTTTTATGCATGAAAGAGGGATACTCGATTTTATTATTCCTGAACTTGATGAGACGTGGGGAATAGAACAGAACGAATACCATATAGATGATATTTTCATGCACAGCGTGAAGAGTTGTGACCTTGCCGGAAAGCGTCAAGAAGTCAGGTGGGCTGCCTTGCTCCATGATCTTGGAAAAAAGAAGATGAAACAGGAGAAAGATGGCAGGGTGATATTTTACCGGCATGAACTGGAGAGTTCAAAGATCGCCACAGAAATACTCAGACGGCTCATCTTTCCGAATTCTTTCGTAAAGTACGTGTCCCATCTGGTGCTTCATCACATGTTCTATATAACCGATGAATGGTCTGACGCCGCGGTGAGAAGGTTCATTGCGAGAGTCGGTGTTGAAGCGATTGAGGATCTTTTCAGCCTGAGGATGGCCGATGGTCTTTCGAGAGGGGATCTTGATATCGGCAGGGAAGTCGGAATCTCTCGAAAAAGGGTCGATGACGTACTTGCTGCCGATTCGGTATTCAAGATAAAGGATCTCGCGATAAACGGTAATGATATCATGAAGATCACCGGCAAAGCTTCAGGTAAAAGGATCGGAGAAATACTCGACGCGCTCCTTGAAATGGTGATAGATGACCCCTCGATCAATACAAGGGAGAATCTTACCACTATTGTCAGGGAAGATTTGAATTAG
- the dnaK gene encoding molecular chaperone DnaK — MSKIIGIDLGTTNSCVSVIEGGEPVIIPNPEGGRTTPSIVGFKDSQKLVGMLAKRQAITNPEDTIYSIKRFMGRKFSEVSTEISEVSYKIKKGPSGDVRVEAGGKEYSPPEISAMVLQYLKEAAEKYLGEKVTKAVITVPAYFNDSQRQATKDAGKIAGLEVERIINEPTAASLAYGLEKKGEKTIVVFDLGGGTFDVSVLELGENVFEVKATNGDGHLGGDDFDQKIIEWLSEEFKKDQGIDLTTDPMALQRLREAAEKAKCELSTVTQTDINLPFITADAAGPKHLNVKLSRAKFESLTDSLIERTVQPCKNAIKDAKINLSEIDEVILVGGTTRIPAVKAKVKEIFGKEPHEGVNPDEVVALGAAIQGGVLAGDVHDVLLLDVTPLSLGIETLGGVMTRLINRNSTIPTTKSEIFSTAADNQTTVEIHVLQGEREMAAANKSIGRFQLAGIPPAQRGIPQIEVTFDIDANGILNVTAKDKATGKEQKIIIQASSGLSEDDIERMVHEAEEHAAEDKANREMIDLRNQADQLSYQTEKQMEEYKEKIPSSDFDEMRKSLEELKEASKTEDKERIKQAIDSHNAIWQKAAQAMYQSAAGEQQHQEPKQQGGSSSGGEKEDKDDQVVDAEFEVIDDEEKK, encoded by the coding sequence ATGTCAAAAATAATCGGAATTGACCTTGGGACTACAAACTCGTGCGTATCTGTCATAGAGGGTGGAGAGCCGGTAATAATCCCTAATCCGGAAGGCGGAAGGACCACTCCTTCGATAGTCGGATTCAAGGATTCTCAGAAGCTTGTCGGGATGCTTGCTAAAAGGCAGGCGATCACAAATCCCGAAGATACTATTTATTCTATAAAACGATTCATGGGAAGAAAATTCTCGGAAGTATCGACGGAGATATCGGAAGTCTCGTACAAGATAAAGAAAGGACCTTCTGGCGATGTCAGAGTAGAAGCGGGGGGCAAGGAATATTCGCCACCGGAGATCTCTGCCATGGTGCTTCAGTATCTGAAGGAAGCCGCGGAAAAATATCTCGGCGAAAAAGTAACAAAAGCAGTAATTACCGTCCCCGCGTATTTTAACGACAGCCAGAGACAGGCCACCAAAGATGCGGGCAAGATAGCAGGGCTTGAGGTCGAGAGGATCATCAACGAACCTACAGCGGCGTCTCTCGCCTACGGACTCGAAAAGAAAGGGGAAAAGACCATAGTGGTCTTCGACCTTGGTGGCGGTACTTTTGATGTATCGGTGCTTGAACTGGGCGAGAATGTATTCGAGGTAAAAGCGACGAACGGAGATGGGCATCTTGGAGGAGACGACTTCGACCAGAAGATAATCGAATGGCTTTCCGAGGAATTCAAAAAGGATCAGGGTATAGACCTGACGACAGATCCCATGGCTCTGCAAAGGTTGAGAGAAGCTGCCGAAAAAGCCAAATGTGAACTGTCGACAGTAACTCAGACGGACATCAATCTACCCTTCATAACTGCCGACGCGGCAGGTCCGAAGCACCTGAATGTCAAACTCTCGAGAGCGAAGTTCGAATCTCTCACCGACAGCCTGATCGAAAGGACAGTACAGCCATGCAAGAACGCGATAAAGGACGCCAAGATCAATCTCTCAGAGATCGATGAGGTCATCCTTGTTGGCGGGACAACAAGGATTCCCGCGGTAAAGGCCAAGGTAAAAGAGATATTCGGAAAAGAACCGCATGAGGGAGTAAACCCCGATGAAGTAGTCGCGCTGGGCGCGGCTATCCAGGGTGGCGTTCTTGCGGGAGATGTGCATGACGTGCTTCTTCTAGACGTTACCCCGCTCTCTCTGGGGATTGAGACTCTCGGCGGAGTGATGACGAGACTTATCAACAGGAACTCGACGATCCCGACAACAAAAAGCGAGATATTCTCAACTGCGGCTGACAACCAGACTACTGTGGAGATCCATGTCCTGCAGGGAGAGAGGGAGATGGCCGCCGCGAACAAATCGATAGGACGATTCCAGCTTGCCGGCATTCCTCCCGCCCAGAGAGGGATACCGCAGATCGAGGTAACGTTTGATATAGATGCCAACGGCATACTGAATGTCACGGCAAAAGACAAGGCTACCGGAAAAGAACAGAAGATAATCATCCAGGCTTCAAGCGGTTTGTCTGAAGACGATATAGAACGGATGGTTCACGAAGCTGAAGAACATGCCGCTGAGGACAAGGCAAACCGCGAGATGATAGATCTGCGCAACCAGGCGGACCAGCTGAGTTACCAGACCGAAAAACAGATGGAAGAGTACAAGGAAAAGATCCCATCCTCGGATTTCGATGAAATGCGAAAATCTCTCGAGGAACTCAAAGAAGCTTCAAAGACTGAAGATAAGGAACGGATCAAACAGGCGATCGATTCCCACAACGCGATCTGGCAGAAAGCGGCCCAGGCGATGTATCAGAGCGCGGCCGGCGAGCAGCAACACCAGGAACCGAAGCAGCAGGGCGGATCTTCTTCTGGCGGGGAAAAGGAAGACAAGGATGATCAGGTCGTCGATGCTGAATTTGAGGTAATTGATGACGAAGAGAAGAAATAA
- a CDS encoding radical SAM protein: MMHLPIDAVTAITYRCDSRCNMCNIWKLPPGAEMPAAAYTSLPETLNDVNITGGEPFLRDDIVELVREIHEKAENPRIVISTNGFQSKKIAHVAPKLLAISKKVGIAVSLDGIGEVHDRIRGVDGGFEKVLETLNQLKRIGYRNVRVAFTAQKENVKHLGAVYDLSRQYGYQFTTSVVQNSEFYFSTSDNQQVDPGDLERELKYVMKKELFSLSPKRWLRAYFYSGVLRYNMAGERALGCRAGRDSVFIDPEGKVYPCLTLEKEMGNLNESSFKEIWNSEKAEKARKAVDSCRLPCWMICTARVSMKRNPIRPIWWILKNWARLLLGAGISVT; encoded by the coding sequence ATGATGCATCTTCCTATCGATGCAGTCACGGCGATAACATACAGATGTGATTCCAGGTGTAATATGTGCAATATCTGGAAGCTGCCTCCCGGAGCGGAGATGCCGGCCGCGGCCTATACCAGCCTGCCCGAAACGCTGAATGATGTCAATATTACCGGCGGAGAACCGTTCCTGAGGGATGATATCGTCGAACTTGTCAGGGAGATACATGAAAAAGCCGAAAATCCGAGGATTGTGATCTCAACTAACGGTTTTCAGAGCAAGAAGATCGCGCACGTCGCGCCGAAATTGTTGGCAATATCAAAAAAGGTCGGGATCGCAGTTTCCCTTGATGGTATCGGCGAAGTACACGACAGGATAAGAGGAGTCGACGGGGGGTTTGAGAAAGTCCTCGAAACCCTCAATCAACTTAAAAGAATAGGGTACAGGAACGTCCGAGTGGCATTCACAGCTCAAAAGGAGAACGTGAAGCATCTCGGCGCCGTGTACGATCTCTCAAGGCAATACGGATACCAGTTCACTACTTCGGTTGTGCAGAATTCGGAGTTTTATTTTTCGACTTCAGACAACCAACAAGTTGATCCCGGGGATCTCGAACGGGAATTGAAATACGTGATGAAAAAGGAACTTTTCAGTCTAAGCCCTAAAAGATGGTTGAGGGCGTATTTCTACTCCGGAGTACTGAGATACAACATGGCCGGAGAAAGAGCGCTTGGATGCAGGGCGGGACGCGATTCGGTCTTCATCGATCCAGAGGGAAAAGTGTATCCATGCCTTACTCTCGAGAAAGAGATGGGCAACCTCAACGAATCTTCGTTCAAGGAGATATGGAACAGTGAAAAGGCGGAGAAGGCAAGAAAGGCTGTTGACAGCTGCAGGCTTCCATGCTGGATGATATGCACCGCGAGAGTCTCGATGAAGAGAAATCCCATTCGCCCCATCTGGTGGATACTTAAAAACTGGGCGAGGCTGTTGCTCGGAGCGGGAATCTCGGTGACCTGA
- a CDS encoding SPOR domain-containing protein, with product MRKSCRIISAVLFINAAIILLLQLGCTRSEVSGRVPVVVEREKTPSKRVVSETKVEEQAEELVYDLEDEILEDEVIDKKIENLDFEEKISVDSFTVKDLSEAAVEASNYDTGYRIQVFASSDLGKAGELKNNIMAGTGLAVYIEFEDGMYKVRVGDFLTREDASQARKKLVDGYPDCWIVNTTVRK from the coding sequence ATGCGGAAATCCTGCAGGATTATTTCAGCTGTTTTATTCATTAACGCGGCAATAATTCTTTTGCTTCAGCTTGGGTGTACCCGGTCCGAAGTATCCGGTAGAGTCCCTGTCGTGGTAGAACGGGAAAAGACCCCTTCGAAGCGGGTGGTTTCGGAGACGAAGGTGGAGGAACAGGCGGAAGAACTCGTGTACGATCTGGAGGATGAGATCCTCGAAGACGAGGTGATCGATAAGAAGATCGAGAATCTTGATTTTGAGGAAAAGATATCGGTCGATTCTTTCACGGTCAAGGATCTCTCCGAAGCGGCGGTGGAAGCCTCAAATTACGATACAGGTTACAGGATACAGGTTTTCGCCTCTTCCGATCTGGGGAAAGCAGGCGAACTGAAAAATAATATCATGGCGGGAACAGGTCTTGCAGTATATATAGAGTTTGAGGATGGAATGTACAAAGTGCGAGTCGGTGACTTCCTGACGAGGGAAGATGCCTCACAAGCCAGGAAAAAACTTGTCGATGGATATCCCGATTGCTGGATAGTTAATACCACTGTAAGGAAATAG
- a CDS encoding glycogen synthase, whose amino-acid sequence MAEKQMKVVLVSTEMVPFSKVGGLADVIGALPDELEKLGCDLVIFTPLYSEVDRKKFGIKEEKGIEKMRVPVNGTDIEFGLCSTLKPGTQIRVYFIDNEHFYGRKGIYTVPETGEAYKDEDERVIFFNRAVIEAIKILGLKPDIIHCNDFHSGLIPVYLSLEEENNGLFEYTGTVFSVHNLAYQGTFEPDFLEKAGIGKELFQPMSPFEFWGRVNLMKMALLFSGTISTVSKAYADEISEDEEYGYGLEGVLTYRKEDLNGILNGIDPSAWDPETDENLSHHFSVEDLEGKRENRDELLTEFGLPTGDDPVIGIVSRLVDQKGFDILSEAFEDLMKDDLKFVILGTGQKKYHELYTELAAKYPSKLGIKLAFSNRLAHLIEAGSDFFMMPSKYEPCGLNQMYSLRYGTIPIVRATGGLKDTISELSPKGNRGNGFTFEEYTPKALIETVERALKFFSDKAAVTRTRKRIMKEDHSWENSAREYIKMYQKTVGKTGMRLTSG is encoded by the coding sequence ATGGCTGAAAAACAGATGAAGGTAGTTCTTGTCTCAACCGAAATGGTGCCGTTTTCAAAAGTAGGCGGGCTTGCAGATGTTATCGGAGCCCTCCCGGATGAGCTTGAAAAACTCGGTTGCGACCTTGTCATATTCACTCCCCTTTATTCCGAGGTCGACAGGAAAAAATTCGGCATAAAAGAGGAAAAGGGCATTGAGAAGATGAGGGTTCCAGTGAACGGTACCGACATTGAATTCGGACTCTGTTCCACGCTGAAACCGGGTACGCAGATCAGGGTCTATTTTATAGACAACGAGCATTTCTATGGACGCAAGGGTATCTATACTGTCCCGGAGACGGGGGAAGCCTACAAGGACGAGGATGAGAGGGTGATCTTCTTTAACAGGGCGGTCATAGAAGCGATCAAGATACTGGGGTTGAAACCGGATATTATTCACTGTAACGATTTTCATTCTGGATTGATACCGGTCTATCTTTCGCTGGAAGAAGAGAATAATGGACTGTTCGAATATACAGGAACAGTTTTCAGCGTCCATAATCTCGCATATCAGGGAACTTTCGAACCGGATTTTCTTGAGAAAGCAGGGATAGGTAAAGAGCTTTTTCAGCCGATGAGTCCATTCGAATTCTGGGGACGGGTGAATTTAATGAAGATGGCCCTGCTGTTTTCCGGAACGATTAGTACGGTCAGCAAGGCTTACGCCGACGAGATATCAGAGGACGAGGAATACGGGTATGGCCTTGAAGGTGTCCTTACATACAGGAAGGAAGACCTTAACGGTATTCTCAACGGGATCGATCCGAGTGCCTGGGACCCGGAGACAGATGAAAATCTGTCGCATCATTTTTCTGTTGAAGATCTTGAAGGGAAGAGGGAAAACCGAGACGAACTTCTCACCGAGTTCGGACTGCCCACCGGTGATGATCCCGTGATCGGTATTGTATCGAGACTTGTCGACCAGAAAGGTTTTGATATCCTTTCGGAAGCTTTCGAAGACCTGATGAAAGATGATCTTAAATTCGTAATCCTTGGAACCGGCCAGAAAAAATATCACGAACTCTATACCGAACTGGCGGCAAAATATCCATCAAAACTCGGGATCAAGCTCGCGTTCAGTAACAGGCTTGCTCATCTTATCGAAGCTGGAAGCGATTTTTTCATGATGCCGTCGAAGTATGAACCGTGCGGTCTGAACCAGATGTACTCCCTGCGATACGGGACGATCCCTATCGTAAGAGCCACCGGGGGTCTAAAGGATACGATCAGCGAACTCTCGCCAAAAGGTAACAGGGGGAACGGTTTTACCTTTGAGGAGTATACTCCCAAGGCGCTGATAGAAACTGTCGAAAGGGCGCTTAAGTTCTTCAGTGACAAGGCCGCCGTGACCAGGACGAGAAAAAGAATAATGAAGGAAGATCACTCGTGGGAGAATTCAGCGAGGGAATACATAAAAATGTATCAAAAGACTGTCGGGAAAACAGGAATGAGGTTGACAAGCGGATAA